The following proteins are encoded in a genomic region of Bubalus kerabau isolate K-KA32 ecotype Philippines breed swamp buffalo chromosome 15, PCC_UOA_SB_1v2, whole genome shotgun sequence:
- the RELT gene encoding tumor necrosis factor receptor superfamily member 19L isoform X2, which translates to MKLSPPPWPLSCLLVLLPWPLATTTPTAPQQCPPGQEPNLEPGQGTLCRSCPPGTFSASWGSHPCQPHSHCSPRGRLEAQVGTATQDALCGDCQPGWFSPAEGPGVPCRPCSRTPLGGRSCFVVVVLSPPGTNPACRPEDASEDTIGVLVRLITEKKENAAALEELLKEYHSRQLVQTSHQPLPRLPPGPPSMPHVCPHRQHLHTVQGLASLSGPCCSRCSQKKWPEVLLSPEAAAATTPAPRLLPNPARTPKAGAKAGRQGEITILSVGRFRVARIPEQRVSSVGSEVKTITEAGPSGGELPNSPRPGLPSEQRALLGSGGSHAKWPKPPAENKAEENRYVVRLSESNLVI; encoded by the exons ATGAAGCTGAGCCCGCCGCCCTGGCCCCTGTCCTGTCTGCTCGTG CTGCTGCCCTGGCCTCTGGCCACTACCACACCGACAGCCCCTCAGCAGTGCCCACCTGGGCAGGAGCCCAACCTG GAACCAGGGCAGGGCACATTATGTAGGTCCTGCCCCCCAGGCACCTTCTCGGCTTCCTGGGGCTCTCACCCTTGCCAGCCGCACTCACACTGCAGCCCTCGAGGGAGGCTAGAGGCCCAGGTGGGCACAGCAACACAAGACGCACTATGTGGAGACTGCCAGCCTGG GTGGTTTTCCCCTGCAGAGGGCCCCGGTGTTCCCTGCCGGCCATGCTCCCGGACCCCTCTGGGTGGCCGCAGCTGTTTCG TCGTGGTGGTTCTCTCTCCTCCAGGGACCAACCCTGCCTGCCGGCCTGAGGATGCCAGTGAGGACACCATTGGGGTTTTGGTGCGCCTGATCACAGAGAAGAAAG AGAATGCTGCGGCGCTGGAGGAGCTGCTGAAGGAGTACCACAGCCGACAGCTGGTGCAGACCAGCCACCAGCCTCTGCCCAG GCTGCCGCCGGGCCCACCCAGCATGCCGCACGTCTGCCCGCATCGCCAGCACCTCCACACCGTGCAGGGCCTGGCCTCGCTCTCGGGCCCCTGCTGCTCCCGTTGTAGCCAGAAGAAGTGGCCCGAGGTGCTGCTGTCCCCTGAGGCCGCAGCTGCCACCACTCCTGCTCCCAGACTCCTGCCCAACCCAGCCAGGACCCCCAAGGCCGGGGCCAAGGCTGGACGCCAGGGCGAGATCACCATCTTGTCTGTGGGCAG GTTCCGTGTGGCCCGAATTCCCGAGCAGCGCGTGAGTTCGGTGGGCTCCGAGGTGAAGACCATCACGGAGGCCGGGCCCTCAGGGGGTGAGCTCCCCAACTCCCCACGACCTGGCCTCCCCAGTGAGCAGCGGGCACTTCTAGGAAGTGGTGGAAGCCATGCTAAGTGGCCGAAGCCCCCAGCAGAGAACAAGGCTGAG GAGAACCGCTATGTGGTCCGGCTAAGTGAGAGCAACCTGGTCATCTGA
- the RELT gene encoding tumor necrosis factor receptor superfamily member 19L isoform X3, producing MKLSPPPWPLSCLLVLLPWPLATTTPTAPQQCPPGQEPNLEPGQGTLCRSCPPGTFSASWGSHPCQPHSHCSPRGRLEAQVGTATQDALCGDCQPGWFSPAEGPGVPCRPCSRTPLGGRSCFGTNPACRPEDASEDTIGVLVRLITEKKENAAALEELLKEYHSRQLVQTSHQPLPRLPPGPPSMPHVCPHRQHLHTVQGLASLSGPCCSRCSQKKWPEVLLSPEAAAATTPAPRLLPNPARTPKAGAKAGRQGEITILSVGRFRVARIPEQRVSSVGSEVKTITEAGPSGGELPNSPRPGLPSEQRALLGSGGSHAKWPKPPAENKAEENRYVVRLSESNLVI from the exons ATGAAGCTGAGCCCGCCGCCCTGGCCCCTGTCCTGTCTGCTCGTG CTGCTGCCCTGGCCTCTGGCCACTACCACACCGACAGCCCCTCAGCAGTGCCCACCTGGGCAGGAGCCCAACCTG GAACCAGGGCAGGGCACATTATGTAGGTCCTGCCCCCCAGGCACCTTCTCGGCTTCCTGGGGCTCTCACCCTTGCCAGCCGCACTCACACTGCAGCCCTCGAGGGAGGCTAGAGGCCCAGGTGGGCACAGCAACACAAGACGCACTATGTGGAGACTGCCAGCCTGG GTGGTTTTCCCCTGCAGAGGGCCCCGGTGTTCCCTGCCGGCCATGCTCCCGGACCCCTCTGGGTGGCCGCAGCTGTTTCG GGACCAACCCTGCCTGCCGGCCTGAGGATGCCAGTGAGGACACCATTGGGGTTTTGGTGCGCCTGATCACAGAGAAGAAAG AGAATGCTGCGGCGCTGGAGGAGCTGCTGAAGGAGTACCACAGCCGACAGCTGGTGCAGACCAGCCACCAGCCTCTGCCCAG GCTGCCGCCGGGCCCACCCAGCATGCCGCACGTCTGCCCGCATCGCCAGCACCTCCACACCGTGCAGGGCCTGGCCTCGCTCTCGGGCCCCTGCTGCTCCCGTTGTAGCCAGAAGAAGTGGCCCGAGGTGCTGCTGTCCCCTGAGGCCGCAGCTGCCACCACTCCTGCTCCCAGACTCCTGCCCAACCCAGCCAGGACCCCCAAGGCCGGGGCCAAGGCTGGACGCCAGGGCGAGATCACCATCTTGTCTGTGGGCAG GTTCCGTGTGGCCCGAATTCCCGAGCAGCGCGTGAGTTCGGTGGGCTCCGAGGTGAAGACCATCACGGAGGCCGGGCCCTCAGGGGGTGAGCTCCCCAACTCCCCACGACCTGGCCTCCCCAGTGAGCAGCGGGCACTTCTAGGAAGTGGTGGAAGCCATGCTAAGTGGCCGAAGCCCCCAGCAGAGAACAAGGCTGAG GAGAACCGCTATGTGGTCCGGCTAAGTGAGAGCAACCTGGTCATCTGA
- the RELT gene encoding tumor necrosis factor receptor superfamily member 19L isoform X1: MKLSPPPWPLSCLLVLLPWPLATTTPTAPQQCPPGQEPNLEPGQGTLCRSCPPGTFSASWGSHPCQPHSHCSPRGRLEAQVGTATQDALCGDCQPGWFSPAEGPGVPCRPCSRTPLGGRSCFERGRRARRGVEGAAGAGGAGEMRQPGNSTRAGSPEETAAQYAVIAIVPIFCLMGLLGILVCNLLKRKGYHCTAQKEVGPGPGGGGSGTNPACRPEDASEDTIGVLVRLITEKKENAAALEELLKEYHSRQLVQTSHQPLPRLPPGPPSMPHVCPHRQHLHTVQGLASLSGPCCSRCSQKKWPEVLLSPEAAAATTPAPRLLPNPARTPKAGAKAGRQGEITILSVGRFRVARIPEQRVSSVGSEVKTITEAGPSGGELPNSPRPGLPSEQRALLGSGGSHAKWPKPPAENKAEENRYVVRLSESNLVI; encoded by the exons ATGAAGCTGAGCCCGCCGCCCTGGCCCCTGTCCTGTCTGCTCGTG CTGCTGCCCTGGCCTCTGGCCACTACCACACCGACAGCCCCTCAGCAGTGCCCACCTGGGCAGGAGCCCAACCTG GAACCAGGGCAGGGCACATTATGTAGGTCCTGCCCCCCAGGCACCTTCTCGGCTTCCTGGGGCTCTCACCCTTGCCAGCCGCACTCACACTGCAGCCCTCGAGGGAGGCTAGAGGCCCAGGTGGGCACAGCAACACAAGACGCACTATGTGGAGACTGCCAGCCTGG GTGGTTTTCCCCTGCAGAGGGCCCCGGTGTTCCCTGCCGGCCATGCTCCCGGACCCCTCTGGGTGGCCGCAGCTGTTTCG AACGGGGGCGACGGGCCCGACGTGGCGTGGAGGGGGCCGCAGGGGCCGGCGGTGCAGGGGAGATGCGGCAGCCTGGGAACAGCACGCGGGCGGGCAGCCCCGAGGAGACGGCTGCCCAGTACGCAGTGATCGCCATCGTGCCCATCTTCTGTCTCATGGGGCTGCTGGGCATCCTGGTGTGCAACCTGCTCAAGCGGAAAGGCTACCACTGCACGGCCCAGAAGGAGGTCGGGCCTGGCCCCGGAGGCGGAGGCAGCG GGACCAACCCTGCCTGCCGGCCTGAGGATGCCAGTGAGGACACCATTGGGGTTTTGGTGCGCCTGATCACAGAGAAGAAAG AGAATGCTGCGGCGCTGGAGGAGCTGCTGAAGGAGTACCACAGCCGACAGCTGGTGCAGACCAGCCACCAGCCTCTGCCCAG GCTGCCGCCGGGCCCACCCAGCATGCCGCACGTCTGCCCGCATCGCCAGCACCTCCACACCGTGCAGGGCCTGGCCTCGCTCTCGGGCCCCTGCTGCTCCCGTTGTAGCCAGAAGAAGTGGCCCGAGGTGCTGCTGTCCCCTGAGGCCGCAGCTGCCACCACTCCTGCTCCCAGACTCCTGCCCAACCCAGCCAGGACCCCCAAGGCCGGGGCCAAGGCTGGACGCCAGGGCGAGATCACCATCTTGTCTGTGGGCAG GTTCCGTGTGGCCCGAATTCCCGAGCAGCGCGTGAGTTCGGTGGGCTCCGAGGTGAAGACCATCACGGAGGCCGGGCCCTCAGGGGGTGAGCTCCCCAACTCCCCACGACCTGGCCTCCCCAGTGAGCAGCGGGCACTTCTAGGAAGTGGTGGAAGCCATGCTAAGTGGCCGAAGCCCCCAGCAGAGAACAAGGCTGAG GAGAACCGCTATGTGGTCCGGCTAAGTGAGAGCAACCTGGTCATCTGA